A stretch of the Phycisphaerales bacterium genome encodes the following:
- a CDS encoding carbonic anhydrase: MLEKRTQKLIAVSAVALIAGISLALTAPASTTTTLRDAAIQSEPSTPNEAIKALMDGNKRYLENRSKSENPPSARPALAAGQAPFAAIVRCADSRVAPEIVFDQPLGALFVNGVAGNIITPEIVASFEFSVAVLGSKLIVIMGHSSCGAVQTAITMRNKTDQLPGSLPMLIDQIIVPCTLDANPDDLAAYEEKAIICNANKGIQQLIARSPVLAAAVEKGDLKIIAGVQDLKTGTFTVTKK; the protein is encoded by the coding sequence ATGCTCGAAAAAAGAACACAGAAGCTAATCGCAGTATCCGCAGTAGCTCTTATTGCTGGAATCTCACTGGCACTTACAGCACCCGCAAGCACAACCACAACGCTGCGGGATGCCGCGATTCAGAGCGAACCATCAACACCAAACGAGGCAATCAAGGCCTTGATGGATGGCAATAAGCGATACTTAGAAAATCGGTCGAAATCCGAGAATCCTCCATCAGCTCGACCTGCTCTTGCAGCTGGGCAAGCGCCTTTCGCCGCTATTGTTCGTTGTGCTGACTCTCGGGTTGCTCCAGAAATCGTATTCGACCAACCACTTGGCGCCCTTTTCGTGAACGGTGTCGCGGGCAACATCATCACCCCAGAAATCGTTGCTAGCTTCGAGTTTTCGGTCGCTGTCCTGGGTTCGAAGTTGATCGTAATCATGGGCCACTCAAGTTGTGGCGCCGTTCAGACCGCAATCACCATGCGTAATAAGACGGACCAGCTTCCAGGTTCGCTCCCCATGCTCATCGACCAGATTATCGTTCCCTGTACACTCGATGCGAATCCGGATGATCTGGCGGCCTATGAAGAAAAGGCAATCATCTGCAACGCCAACAAGGGCATCCAACAGCTGATCGCTCGCTCCCCCGTCCTCGCAGCAGCAGTCGAGAAGGGTGACCTCAAGATCATCGCTGGCGTCCAAGACCTTAAAACAGGAACATTTACCGTCACCAAGAAGTAA
- a CDS encoding glycosyltransferase: MNSWCLCIPTLNRPDVLVKSVRQAVQQTRPPGQIVIVDASDDWESTCQKIQELIPDSLSIELRYVPCNIRSSTTQRNLGTDNCTQDVIFFFDDDAYMHHDCAEKIMSIYDADHEKKVAGIAGKHISQDPTAQDSSNIASKNQVGQSRNIQTYLVSKFRKSFFGRWFMNKVLFHSMGDLFIMYDEPRARDIPQELKGFGVTPAPFLHGFAMTVRKEIAIKEPFEPMLRYYAAFEDLDASYRYAKHGLLLNSNNATVHHFEAAGGRIKRKTVIVFQLLNMLVFLKKNASQPNQWTRRYKWMLRRRLFGEFIKDTMTRRFSYPQASGVFFVMRRWRKVWNKDAPELTDWYPQFQKEILERNIR, from the coding sequence ATGAACAGTTGGTGTCTTTGTATTCCAACATTAAATAGACCTGATGTATTAGTTAAGTCAGTTAGACAAGCTGTTCAACAAACACGCCCTCCAGGGCAAATTGTAATTGTAGATGCAAGTGATGATTGGGAATCAACTTGTCAAAAAATACAGGAATTGATTCCAGACTCATTGTCTATTGAGCTGCGCTATGTCCCATGCAACATTCGCTCGTCAACCACACAAAGAAATTTAGGTACTGACAATTGCACGCAGGACGTCATTTTTTTCTTTGATGATGATGCATATATGCATCATGACTGTGCCGAAAAAATTATGAGTATTTATGATGCAGATCATGAAAAAAAAGTAGCAGGCATAGCGGGAAAGCATATATCACAAGATCCAACGGCGCAAGACAGTTCAAACATTGCGAGCAAAAACCAAGTTGGCCAAAGTAGAAATATTCAAACGTATCTTGTAAGTAAATTTCGGAAGTCGTTTTTTGGTCGATGGTTTATGAATAAAGTTCTGTTTCATAGTATGGGCGATTTATTCATTATGTATGATGAGCCAAGGGCAAGAGATATCCCACAAGAGCTCAAAGGTTTTGGTGTAACGCCAGCGCCGTTTTTGCATGGTTTTGCAATGACTGTACGAAAAGAGATCGCAATCAAAGAGCCTTTTGAACCAATGCTGCGTTATTACGCGGCCTTCGAAGATCTTGATGCGAGCTATCGATACGCTAAACATGGACTTCTATTAAATTCTAATAATGCAACCGTACACCACTTCGAAGCTGCGGGAGGTCGCATTAAGAGAAAAACAGTAATCGTATTTCAACTGTTAAATATGCTTGTCTTCTTAAAGAAAAATGCGTCGCAGCCAAATCAGTGGACTAGAAGATATAAGTGGATGCTGCGAAGAAGGCTCTTCGGAGAATTCATAAAAGACACCATGACACGAAGGTTTTCTTATCCACAAGCATCAGGTGTGTTCTTTGTTATGCGTCGTTGGCGCAAAGTCTGGAACAAAGATGCGCCAGAGCTGACTGATTGGTATCCCCAATTTCAGAAAGAAATACTGGAGAGAAACATTCGTTGA
- a CDS encoding shikimate kinase, with product MSTIAIIGYRGSGKTSISEWIAECLDMPCIDADDRVLEHVGGSGQSEWDEEDEARWRKAEAEIVPSLLKEDAVVSMGGASPMPEVVKEALKQVSLVIHCIADEQTTLARIEKGKDRPMTHAMLHADALQVRSERLEIYDSVATHELDSNGGLASVVPRIEALLENRLQSE from the coding sequence ATGTCTACGATTGCGATTATTGGATACCGAGGGTCTGGGAAAACATCCATTAGTGAATGGATTGCAGAGTGTCTTGATATGCCATGCATCGATGCTGATGATCGGGTACTGGAACATGTCGGTGGATCGGGTCAATCTGAGTGGGATGAAGAGGATGAGGCGCGTTGGCGAAAGGCGGAAGCGGAGATTGTTCCGTCGCTGCTCAAGGAGGATGCCGTCGTTTCAATGGGAGGCGCTTCTCCGATGCCAGAAGTTGTCAAGGAAGCACTGAAACAGGTGTCGCTGGTCATTCACTGCATTGCTGATGAGCAAACAACGTTGGCCAGGATCGAAAAGGGTAAGGATCGCCCGATGACACATGCGATGTTGCATGCCGATGCGCTGCAAGTAAGAAGCGAACGTCTTGAGATCTATGATTCGGTCGCAACCCATGAACTCGATTCAAATGGGGGTCTCGCCTCTGTCGTACCACGCATTGAGGCATTGCTTGAGAATCGACTTCAAAGCGAGTGA
- a CDS encoding TolC family protein produces MSRLLYSILSRFWCLSIHLLFAFALLIGCQSYERVPIDLDAYEERFNARLFDVEPISEFTKQLRDSGSDVPAQFDLNDGISCAEAEVLALFYNSDLRIARLEAGVALATRETAGLWEDPVFGFDGAKVFSPTSILEYGFMLGLTIPLSGRLGVEKDLASAAYEAELHTIADLEWRTRANVRRHWSMWTASQAQSELLMETIEELERIDAIADHLESSGELNRVQRRLIRIQVADMYVQASALDLKIVESEIALLQLIGLPTGALVFMTPGFPQMTTPEVDDVTARLISSNTTLAMYFARYQTAENTLRLEITKQFPDIVIGSGYGTQFNDQRVMFGLSVPLPILNANRAPIARAHAEREVARAAAEVTFSEITRQLAAAEYSLNIKRKQRDRYGEEVIPLLAAQAQDIQRIAALGELDIFVLLETVNRTLRTKQELIRLQAEQLDAAITVVQILGPNNEFDHNTTGPRTLAPGDNP; encoded by the coding sequence TTGAGTCGTTTGCTCTATTCGATATTGTCGCGTTTTTGGTGTCTATCAATACACCTGCTGTTTGCATTCGCTCTATTAATTGGCTGCCAGTCATATGAGCGCGTGCCTATCGATCTTGATGCATATGAAGAACGATTCAACGCGAGACTGTTTGATGTTGAACCCATCTCTGAATTCACGAAGCAACTCCGTGATTCTGGTTCAGATGTACCAGCACAATTTGATTTGAATGACGGCATCTCCTGTGCGGAAGCTGAAGTGCTCGCCCTTTTCTATAACTCCGATCTTCGTATCGCTCGCCTTGAAGCGGGTGTGGCACTGGCAACGCGAGAAACAGCTGGCCTTTGGGAAGACCCGGTTTTCGGTTTTGACGGTGCCAAAGTGTTTTCTCCCACTTCGATTCTCGAATATGGCTTCATGCTTGGCCTGACCATACCTCTCTCGGGAAGACTCGGCGTCGAAAAAGACCTCGCCAGTGCCGCATATGAAGCCGAGCTACATACCATTGCTGATCTTGAGTGGCGGACGCGTGCGAATGTGCGTCGCCACTGGTCGATGTGGACAGCATCTCAAGCGCAGTCTGAATTGCTCATGGAGACCATCGAAGAACTTGAGCGAATTGATGCCATTGCTGATCATCTTGAATCGAGTGGTGAACTAAATCGAGTTCAGCGGCGCCTTATTCGCATACAAGTTGCAGATATGTATGTACAGGCTAGCGCACTTGATCTGAAAATTGTTGAATCTGAAATAGCACTTCTTCAGTTAATTGGACTTCCGACTGGAGCATTGGTGTTTATGACGCCGGGTTTTCCTCAAATGACAACACCTGAAGTCGATGATGTCACTGCAAGATTAATTAGTTCTAATACAACACTGGCGATGTACTTTGCTCGGTATCAAACAGCTGAAAATACACTTCGTCTTGAAATTACAAAGCAGTTCCCAGACATCGTCATTGGGTCTGGGTATGGAACTCAATTTAACGATCAGCGAGTTATGTTTGGCCTCTCAGTACCACTACCTATACTCAATGCCAATCGCGCCCCCATTGCCAGGGCGCATGCTGAAAGAGAAGTTGCCCGTGCAGCGGCAGAAGTAACATTCTCAGAGATTACTCGGCAACTGGCTGCCGCCGAATATTCACTGAACATTAAACGCAAGCAAAGAGATCGCTATGGGGAAGAAGTTATTCCGCTATTAGCGGCACAAGCTCAGGACATTCAGCGTATTGCTGCACTTGGAGAGTTGGATATATTCGTCTTACTTGAGACAGTCAATAGAACATTGC
- a CDS encoding CotH kinase family protein: MQTKKFDYEKLIIVVFCLGMSSIALGQGGPDGPRFQDIPIHDQFDADKNGRLDVEERKLAREALSGMERRTRRARPDMHQQEENRIRPQDDPNQIKVTNDDVLHFKDKGLYDIDALHTLFIEFPNSDWHDELVEFHGTDAEVPGKLMLDGQTIGEVGISYRGNTSFDAPEKKSFGISVDAYKDDLRLKGYKTLNLLNANGDPTLMREVLFSNIAGDYIPAPKANFVKVVVNGTYLGIYSNVQQINKEFTKEQWGSKKGIRWKVPPDFSGDGALRYLGDDIELYKDGYELKTGSADDADWEKLVELCWVLRETPDEELKTVLPLYLDVDAVIWFLAIDNVFMDSDGYYSRGSDYYIYKDKDDLFHLVHYDNNETFGGGHGRGGRGGPGGQGGPGGQGGPGGQGGPGGRGGPGGQGGPPEGFPPGGMGGPTNEQEIIKQFDKDGDGELNETERQAFHEKMREQRGQIGGRGGRGGRGGRGGRGGRGGRGGRGGDSMTQAPLAFQNDVAIRPVIARILAVKEWRDLYLQRVKLLATEELNWEKLSLRVNLWRALLAADVDKDPFLDGRNSFEASLDGPNQSLKTLSEQRRKFILEHESFQPAVSEDGSKTNKVDGEVPVQ, translated from the coding sequence ATGCAAACGAAGAAGTTTGATTACGAGAAACTTATCATCGTGGTTTTTTGCCTGGGGATGAGCTCAATTGCTCTGGGGCAGGGGGGACCTGATGGGCCCCGGTTTCAAGACATTCCCATCCATGATCAGTTTGATGCTGACAAGAACGGCAGACTTGATGTAGAGGAACGCAAGCTGGCGCGCGAGGCGCTATCTGGTATGGAGCGACGGACAAGACGAGCGCGGCCTGACATGCATCAACAAGAGGAGAATCGTATTCGTCCACAGGACGATCCTAATCAAATCAAAGTAACCAATGATGATGTGTTGCACTTCAAAGACAAGGGTCTCTACGACATCGATGCTCTGCACACTCTGTTTATTGAATTTCCAAATTCTGACTGGCATGATGAGCTGGTTGAGTTTCACGGGACAGATGCTGAAGTGCCCGGAAAACTTATGCTCGACGGCCAAACAATCGGTGAAGTTGGTATCTCTTATCGTGGCAATACTTCATTTGATGCACCAGAAAAGAAGTCGTTCGGCATCTCAGTTGACGCATACAAAGATGATCTTCGCCTCAAGGGATACAAAACGCTTAATCTACTGAACGCCAACGGTGATCCGACTTTGATGAGAGAAGTGCTCTTCTCGAATATCGCTGGAGACTATATTCCAGCACCAAAGGCCAACTTTGTAAAAGTCGTTGTTAATGGAACCTATCTTGGCATCTATAGCAATGTGCAGCAGATCAATAAGGAGTTCACGAAGGAGCAATGGGGGAGCAAGAAAGGCATTCGCTGGAAGGTTCCTCCTGACTTCTCGGGTGATGGTGCATTGCGCTATCTGGGCGATGACATCGAGTTATACAAGGATGGATATGAATTGAAGACCGGATCTGCAGATGATGCAGACTGGGAAAAGCTCGTGGAGCTCTGTTGGGTGCTTCGTGAAACCCCGGATGAAGAACTTAAGACAGTTTTGCCGCTGTACCTTGACGTCGACGCGGTGATTTGGTTCCTGGCGATTGACAATGTCTTTATGGATTCAGACGGCTATTACAGTCGAGGCAGTGACTACTACATCTATAAGGATAAGGATGACCTGTTTCACCTCGTCCACTATGACAACAACGAGACATTTGGTGGTGGACATGGTCGTGGCGGCCGTGGCGGTCCTGGCGGCCAAGGTGGTCCTGGTGGCCAAGGTGGTCCTGGCGGCCAAGGTGGTCCTGGTGGCCGTGGTGGTCCTGGTGGCCAAGGTGGTCCCCCGGAAGGTTTTCCCCCAGGGGGTATGGGCGGCCCAACAAACGAGCAAGAGATCATCAAACAATTTGATAAGGATGGTGATGGTGAACTCAATGAGACCGAGCGGCAAGCCTTTCATGAGAAAATGAGAGAACAGCGCGGTCAGATAGGTGGTCGTGGCGGCCGTGGTGGTCGTGGCGGCCGTGGCGGCCGTGGCGGCCGTGGTGGTCGTGGTGGTCGTGGCGGCGACAGTATGACGCAGGCCCCATTGGCATTCCAGAATGATGTTGCAATTCGGCCGGTGATTGCACGAATACTTGCAGTCAAAGAATGGCGCGATCTTTATCTTCAACGAGTCAAGCTGCTCGCAACAGAGGAGCTCAACTGGGAGAAGCTCAGTCTTAGAGTTAACCTCTGGAGAGCGCTTCTTGCAGCAGATGTTGATAAGGATCCATTCCTTGATGGGCGCAACTCATTTGAGGCAAGTCTTGATGGCCCTAATCAATCACTGAAGACTCTCTCTGAGCAGCGCCGTAAGTTCATTCTCGAACATGAATCATTCCAGCCAGCGGTTTCTGAAGACGGCTCGAAAACAAACAAAGTGGATGGTGAAGTGCCTGTGCAATGA